A segment of the Chryseobacterium scophthalmum genome:
TTAAAAGACAAAATGATTCTCAGCATCATTCAGGAAGACTCTACCTATTCTGTGAAAGAAATTTCAGAAAAGATTGGTCTTACCTTTACTCCGACGTATGAACGTATCAAACAGCTGGAAAAACAAGGAATCATCGAAAAATATGTTGGTCTTTTGAACCGTGAAAAACTGGGCTTAAATATTGTTGTTTATTGCAATGTTCGTTTGAAAGAACAATCGAAAAAAGTGCTTGAAACTTTTGAGAAAAACATTATGCAACACGATGAAGTTCAGGAAATCATCAGTCTTTCGGGTGAATATGATTATATGCTGAAGATTATCGCTAAAGACATCAATTCTTACAATAATTTTACGGTAAATGTAATTTCAAATATTCCTAATATCGGACAATATCATAGTTCTATCGTACTTCACGAGGTTAAAAAATCTACTAAGTTTAAGATTGATTTAGGTTAAAAAATATTTAATCATTTGAAAATGCTTCGACTTCGCTCAACATGACATTTCTAATACTAAAGTCATTTTCTAGCGGTGTCGTGCTAAGCGGAGTCGAAGCATCTAAGAATAGTTTTAGTTTAAAACTATCAACCCAATAATTTATTTTTCAGCTTATTAAACTGATATTCTATTTTATCCAGACAAAGATTTCCAATACTTCCCTGATGGGTATGATTTAGCTTTGCTATTTCAAAATCAAACTCATTATTTTCAATCTCCTGCCCTACTTTTACATAGGCATCACGGAATGAACTTCCGTTTTTTACTTCTTCATTAATTTTCTCTACACTGAAAAGATATTTGTACTTTTCATCTTCCAAAATCCCATCTTTCACCTGAATATTCGGTAAGGTATAACTCAAAATCTCAAGACATTCTTTCAAAGAATCGATTGCAGGAAAAAGAATTTCTTTCGTCAACTGCATATCTCGGTGATAACCGGAAGGAAGATTGTTCGTCAACATAATAAACTCATTCGGTAAGGACTGAATTCTATTGCAACGTGCACGAACCAGTTCGAAAATATCCGGATTTTTCTTGTGAGGCATAATGCTGCTTCCTGTTGTAAATTCTTTAGGAAAACTGATAAAATCAAAATTCTGACTTAAATACAGGCAAACATCATAAGAAAATTTACCTAAAGTTCCTGCCAAAGTTGCCATTGCCATAGACAACATTTTCTCTGATTTTCCACGCGTCATTTGAGCATAAACGGAATTGTAATTCATCGACTGAAAACCTAAATTATAGGTCGTACTCTCACGATCAATCGGGAAAGACGAACCATAACCCGCCGCCGAACCTAATGGATTTTTATTAATGATATTTTTAACCGAAAATAACATTTCGACATCATCTAACAACGCTTCTGCATACGCTCCAAACCATAATCCAAACGATGAAGGCATCGCAATCTGTAAATGCGTATAACCTGGAAGCAAAACATTTTTATGCTGATCCGCCAGTTTGATTAATATTTGAAAGAATTCGTCTGTCAACGCTGTAATTTCACGAATTTCATCAACCAAATACAATTTAATATCTAATAAAACCTGATCATTTCTAGAACGCGCCGTATGAATTTTCTTTCCTGTATCTCCTAATTTTTCAATTAAGATAGATTCAACCTGCGAGTGAATGTCTTCCGCAGTTTTATCGATTTCAAAAGTTCCATTTTCGATATCTTCTAAAATCTCTCCCAAAACAGATAACATCTGCTTTGATTCTTCATTCGAAATAATTCCCACTTCTGCCAACATTTTACAATGCGCCATCGAACCTTGAACATCGTATTTCGCCAGACGTTCATCAAAGTCAAGATCCTTCCCGACTGTAAATTTGTTAACTAATATATTGGTGGCGTTGTCATCTTTTTGCCATATTTTTTTCATAAAATTTCTTTTTTGTTGGAAGATGGAAGCTGGGTGCTGGAAGTTTACTACCAACCGCTTTATCTTCTTTTTTATTTTATTCGCTTTGTCATTCCGACGAAGGAGGAATCTATTTTAAAAATGCAGATTTTTCACTTCGCTTTCTGAATGACAAAACCTACTATTTTTCTTTTGTCTTGAAACAAAAGAAACAAAAATTCAAGACTGGAAACTTCCGCTAAAAAATATTTTTATTCTCTAAAAATCCCAAAACTCGTGCGAATTGAATATTGGTTCTTCAATTCTATATTTCTCTCGCACTCAAACAGTAGGATTTTCTTAACGTTCATAAAATTATTTTTCTTAACGCTCCATTTTCCTAAGTCGATATTAAACCTCCATCATCCTTCTTCAAGCTTCCATCTTATAAAACTTTTTCAAGAATCTGGATGTAAATCTCAATTCCTTCCTCAATTTCTTTGATGAAAATAAATTCATCCGCAGTGTGTGAGCGCCTACTGTCACCAGGACCGATTTTTACCGATGTACAAGGAATGATTGCCTGATCGGATGAAGTTGGAGAGCCATAAGTTGTCCTACCGATTTCCAAACCAGCCTGTACGAATGGATGTTCCATTTCGATTTTTGATGAATTTAATCTGAAAGACCTTGCCGTTAAAGTCGATTTCATCTGCGATTGAATGATCTCAAACGCTTCTTTATTAGAATATTCATCCGTAACCCTTACATCCAAAGTAAAAGCACACGATTCTGGAACGACATTATGCTGAACTCCGGCATGAATTCCCGAAAGTGTCACCTTAACCTCTCCCAAATAATCCGAAACTTTTGGAAATTTAAAGTTTAAAATTTGCTGCAGATCTTCCATGCATTTTATGATCGAATTATCGTCATTCGGATGAGCGGCGTGAGAAGGAGTTCCTTTCATTTCTCCATCAATGACCAAAAGTCCTTTTTCCGCAATCGCCAGATCCATCTGCGTTGGTTCCCCTACAATAGCAAGCTCCACATTCGGAAGCTGCGAAAATAAAGCTTCTATCCCATCAAACCCTGAGATCTCCTCCTCTGCCGTCAAAGCAATAACTAAATTATATTTTAAGTCTTCTTTATCAAAAAAATGCAAAAAAACCTGTGCCATAGAAACCAATGAAGCTCCCGCATCGTTGCTTCCCAATCCGAATAACTTTCCATCTTTTTCAATCGGTAAAAAAGGATCTAAAGTATAAGCTTTATTTGGTTTTACGGTATCGTGATGCGTATTCAACAAAATTGATGGTTTGAAAACATCAAAATTTTTATTCACTGCCCAAATGTTATTTTTAAAACGTTTTGTAGGAATACTGTTCTTTTTAAAAAAGTTTTCGATTTCCACAGACGTATTAAATTCATCTTTGCTGAATGACGGGATTTCAATCAGTTTTTTCAACAATTCTACTGCATTATTCAGTAATTCTTCTTTACTATAAACAGATCTCAGTTCCTGCATGATGATTTTCTATATGGTTTTTTAGTGCGGTTTCCTTAATCAAGAATACCTTATTAACTTTATTTTTCACTGCTCCAAGAGCATTTTCTAATTTGGGAAGAATTCCTTTATGAAGCTTTCCTTCATCTTTTAAGGTTGAAAATTTTTCTTCTGAAATATTTTTGATGACAGATTCAGGATTGTTTACATCTTCCAAAACGCCCTCTTTATCAAAACAATACAACAATTCAACATCATATTTTACCGATAAAGCCTGAGCAATTACCGAAGCAATGGTATCTGCATTGGTATTGAAAAGATGCCCTTTTTTATCGTGAGTAATCGCGGAAAACACAGGAACTAATTCAAGTTTTAATAATTTTGAAATCAATTTTCTGTTCACGCTTTTCTCCGTAATATCACCCACAAATCCGAAGTCTATTTCTGCGTGTTCTCTTTTTTTGGCTTTAATTAAATTGGCATCAGCTCCCGAAAATCCCATTGCTTTACATTTTTTATGCTGAAGTTTTGCGACAATATTTTTGTTGATTCCTCCTGCATACACCATCGCCACAATATCCAAAGTATCTTTATCTGTAATTCTTCGTCCGTTAACCATTTTCTGTTCAACGCCTAATTTATCAGCTAAAGTTGTCGCTAATTTTCCGCCTCCATGAACCAAAATTTTCTTTTCTTTAATTTCAGAAAACTGCTCTAAAAATTCGTTCAATAATTCCTCATCATCAATTAAAGCACCGCCGATTTTTATGATGTATAATTTTTCTTTCATTACAAACCTTTTTTGAGAACCTTGTCAAGGTTTTAAACCTTGACAAGGTTTGCGATTGTAACCTCATAGATTTTAAAACCCATGAGGTCTAGTTGTTAAGAATTCAATTCATCCAAAATTTCACTGAAAACAGCTTGTGCGGAGAAAATTCGATTTTTTGCCTGTTGATAAATGATGGAATTTTCACCATCCATCACCTCATCACTCAATTCTACATTACGACGAACGGGAAGACAATGCATTACTTTTGCCCGATTGGTATTGGCTAATTTTTCGTTCGTCAGCATCCAGTTTTCTTTCACTTCTGGCATTGCTGCATAATCATCAAAAGATGACCAGTTTTTTACATAAATGAAATCCGCATCTTTCAAAGCTTCATCCTGATTGTGAATTACTTTTACGTCTTTTGTAAAGTTTTTATCTAAATTATATCCTTCTGGATTTGTGATTACCAACTCAACATCCATTTCCTGCATCCATTCTGCGAAAGAATTCCCAACCGCATGAGCAATTGGTTTGATATGTGGAGCCCAAGTCAACACAACTTTCGGTTTTTTGTCAGTCTTGAGCTTGTCGAAAGACCAGTTTTCAGTAATCGTAATGCAATCTGCCAAACTTTGCAAAGGGTGACGCGTTGCCGATTCCAAAGAGATAACCGGAACTTTTGCATGTTGCTCGAACTGGCTTAAAATACTTTCGTTAACATCATCTTCCTTGCTTTTCATTCCTGCAAAACAACGCACTGCGATGATATCACAATATTGATTTAATACTTCGATAGCATCTTTGATATGTTCAACAGTATCGCCGTTCATCACAGCTCCGTCTGCAAACTCTAAGTTCCAAGCTTCTTGAGCTGCATTTAACGTCAACACATTTAACCCTAAATTTTGTGCCGCAATCTGGCTGCTTAAACGGGTTCTTAAACTTGAATTTAAAAATACAAGTCCGATGGTTTTTCCTTTTCCCTTTCCGGTTTCCGAAAGAGGGTTTTCTTTAATTTGTAAAGCTTTTTTTATAATGTCCTGTAAGTTTTTAACATCACTTACAGAGGTGAATTTTTTCATTTGGAAATTTTTATTTTTTCAATGGACAAATGAAATATCCATTTCATTTTGAATTGATTTTAAAGATTTTTCATCTTATATATTATTGTCATTCTGACGAAGGAAGAATCTCAACTATATATTTAAAGATTCTTCACTCCACTTCGTTCCATTCAGAATGACAGAAAGCATAATTTTCACAGTTTAAATATTCTCCAATACTTCTTGCAAAGCACCGATGAATAGATCAGTTTCTTCTTTTTTAATGTTAAGCGCCGGAAGAATCCTCAACACAGTCTTATCATTGGAGTTTCCGGTGAAAATATGATGATCGTACAACAGGCTATTCCTCACGTCCGAGCAATCCCTGTCGAGTTCAATCCCAATCATCAAGCCTTTCCTTCGGATGGTTTTAATATGTGGAAAATCTTTCAATTCATTTTCAATATATTCGCCCATTTCCTGAGCATTTTCGATGAGATTCTCATCTTTCATCACGTCCAAAACTGCAATCGCAGCTACACAAGCTAAGTGATTCCCGCCAAAAGTTGTTCCCAGCAAGCCGTTACTTGCCTGAAATTTCGGATGAATCAATACTCCGCCGATTGGAAAGCCATTTCCCATTCCTTTTGCCGTTGTGATAATATCTGCTTCAATTCCAAATTCCTGATGAGCAAAGAAATGTCCGCTTCTTCCGTAACCTGACTGAACTTCATCTAAAATCAAAACCGCACCGTATTTTTCGCACAGTTCTTTGATTTTTGTTAAAAATTCAACCGTTGGAATCATAATTCCGCCAACTCCCTGAATTCCTTCAATAATTACAGATGAAATTTCGCTTCCCTGATTTTCAAAAACGGTTTCAAGCTGTTCGATATTATTCCATTCAGATCTGATAAATCTTTCGTCATAGTTTACCGGAGCTACGATTTTTGGATTATCGGTCACAGAAACCGCTGCTGAAGTTCTTCCATGGAAAGAACCTGAAAAATATAACACCTTACTTTTTCCGTTGTGAAAAGAAGCCAATTTTAAAGCATTTTCGTTTGCTTCAGCTCCGGAATTACATAAAAACAGATTGTAATCTTCCAAACCTGACAGTTTTCCTAATTTATCTGCTAATTCAGTTTGCAATTCGTTCTGAACCGAGTTTGAATAGAAAGATATTTTATCTAATTGTTTTTTTAATTGAATTTGATAATGCGGATGGTTATGCCCGATAGAAATTACCGCATGACCTCCGTAAAAATCAAGATATTTTTGTCCTTTATCGTCCCAAAGAAATGATTCCTGAGCTTTTACTGGATTTATATTGAATAATGGATATACGTTGAATAAATTCATTTTGTAGTTGATTATTGTTGGTTGACAGTTGTTGGTTTTACAACTTCATCTTTTATTATATTTTTCTTTTGTCTTGAAACAAAAGAAACAAAAGTTCAAGACTTGGAAACTTTTGCTAAAAAATATTTTTGTTCTCTAAAAATTCTAAAACTTGCGCGAATTTGACATTTGTCTTGCGATTCGAACAGTAGAATTTTCTTAACGTTCACAAAACTATTTTTCTTAACGCTCCATTTTCCTAAGTCGGTTTTACTTTGAGTTTAAAAATTCATAATTAACTCATTTTCAATAGGTATTAAAATGCGATTGGTTTTAAATTTAATCCTAAATTTTCTTCCCAGTTCATTGCAAGATTCATATTTTGAACCGCTTGTCCGGAAGCTCCTTTTAACAAATTGTCAATCGCTGAGTGAATAACCGCAACATTTCCACTCTTTTCTATATGAATCACACAGCGATTCGTGTTGACAACCTGCTTTAAATCAATTGCTTTCTCACTTACCTTTACAAAAGGCTCATCTGCATAAAAATCTCTAAACAATTGATTGATATCTGAAAGTTCTAAATCTGTTTTCACCGTGGAACTCGTAAAAATTCCTCTCGCAAAATCTCCCCTCCATGGAACAAAATTCAGACTGATTTCATTCGTATTAAAAGAAACTAATTGCTGTAAAATCTCATCCACATGTTGATGTGTCAAAGTTTTATAGGCTGAAATATTATCATTTCTCCAGGTAAAATGCGTCGTTGTCTGCAAAGACTGACCCGCACCTGTAGAACCTGTAATTCCCGTTGTGTACACTTCATTTAACAAACTTTTTTGAGCTAATGGAAGCAAAGCCAGTTGAATCGCCGTTGCAAAACATCCAGGATTTGCAATACTTTTTGCTCCTGAAAGTTGTTTTTTGTTGATCTCAGGCAGACCGTAGATAAAATCTCTGTTTGCGAAATTTCCATCTAAACGAAAATCATTTCCTAAATCGATTACTAATGTTTCATCTTTTATATGATTTTTAGCCAGCCAATTCTGACTTTCTTTATGAGGAAGACATAAAAATAAAATATCTACCTCTTCAGATTGATCCGTTAAAACCATTTCACAAACCGTCGTTAGATCCGGGTACAGATCTGAAATTATTGTCCCCGAATTTGAACGACTATATAAAAAACTCAAAGTCACATTGGGATGAAAAGCCAACAGGCGTACCAATTCGCTTCCTGTATAACCGTTGGCGCCTATTATTCCTGCTGTTTTTATTTCTTTTTGATTAATCATTTTTGATAACTTTATTGATAGGATTTTCATCCTATCCTTTGTTAAATCGTCCCTTTGGGGCTCTTTTGTTCCTACGAATTGCATGCAGCCCGACTTGAGCGGAAATCCTTTTGTGAGGAGGAACGACGAACAAAAGATTGGGAGTAGAAGGCGGATTAAGCTGCCCAAATCTTAATTATTTATCTGATGATATATATTTAAGGAATTACTTACGATTTTCGTGTAGCCTTTTACATCTTCACCTGTCCAAGCTCTGTTTGCTTCGCCATAGCTTCCGAATTTATCAGACATTAAATCATGTTTAGATTCAATTCCATTTAGGATAAATCTATAGGGATGAAGGGTTACAAATACTTTTCCGCTTACTTTTTTTTGAGAATCATCTAAGAAAGATTCGATGTTTCTCATCACAGGGTCTAAGAAAAGCGCTTCATGAAGCCAGTTTCCGTACCAGTCGGATAACTGAGATTTCATCATCTGCTGATATTTTGAAAGCGTATGTTTTTCCAATAAATGATGTGCTTTTATAATTACAGACGCAGCTGCTGCCTCAAAACCTACTCTTCCTTTAATTCCGACAATCGTGTCTCCAACGTGGATATCACGACCAATTCCGTAAGCAGAAGCTAATTTTTCAATTTTTTGAATTGCATAAACAGAATGTTCAAAATTTTCTCCGTTTACCGCTACAACTTCACCATTTTTAAACTCGATTTCCAGTTCTGAAGGTTGAGTTTCTTTAATTTGTGATGGAAAAGCTTCTTCGGGAAGATAATTTCTTGAAGTCAAAGTTTCTTTTCCACCAACTGAAGTCCCCCAAAGTCCTTTATTTACAGAATATTGCGCTTTTTGAAATTCCATTTCGTAACCATGACTTTTCAAAAACTCAATTTCTTCTTCACGGGATAAAGCCATATCACGAATCGGCGTAATAATTTCTACATTCGGGCACATCACCTGGAAGATCAAATCGAAACGAACCTGGTCATTTCCCGCACCTGTACTTCCGTGAGCAATCGCATCAGCACCGATCTCAATCGCATATTTTGCAATTTCCTGCGCCTGAATCGTACGTTCTGCACTTACAGATAATGGATATGTATTATTTTTCAAGACATTCCCAAAGATCAAATACTTTACACAAGAATTGTAATAATCTTCCTGAGCATCTACGCACCTGTATCCTCTCACCCCAAGATTGAAGGCTTTTTTCTCCAGTTCTTTTTCTTCTTCTTTAGAAAAACCTCCGGTATTTACAGTCACTGCATATACTTCATATCCAAGTGTTTCACTCAAATATTTGGCACAGTAAGAGGTATCTAAACCTCCGCTAAACGCTAAGATTACTTTCTTGCTCATTTTGATATTGATTTTCGGGTTGATCATTTACAACCTCATTTACTTTATTATTATCGGGAACGAAAAGCATTGCTGTACAAAGACAGTTCTTACGTTCCTTTTTCATTAAAATTTCATAATTCACACAGTTCTTGCAACCGTTCCAAAATTCCTCATCTTGTGTCAATTCAGAATAAATTACAGGTTTGTACCCTAAATCACTGTTGATTTTCATCACAGCAAGGCCGGTTGTCAAGCCAAATATTTTCGCATTGGGAAATTTCTCTCTGGATAATGCAAACACTCTATCTTTGATTAAGGTTGCAATACCTCCATGCCTGAATTTTGGAGAAACAATTAATCCCGAGTTGGCCACAAACTGACCATGCGACCAAGTCTCTATATAACAGAAACCCACCCACTCTCCGTTTTCAGTGGCTACAACAGCATTGCCTTCTGAAATCTTTTTACTTAAATATTCTATAGAACGTTTTGCAATACCCGTCCCTCTTCGCTGTGCAGAATCATACATTTCCTGCTGTATTTCACTCACATACATTAGATGCATGGACGAGGAAATTTCTATTTCCATTTATTTATCTGAATTTTTTGGCAAATTTAAAACATAATAACTTTAAAAACCAAATTAAAAAGATAATTTTATTGAATTAAATTAATATACAGGTAATTTTATCTTTACAGTAAATTAACATTTTGCTAAATTATTATATATTTGCTAAAAAAATATAGTTATGGAAAATAACTGTCCGAAATGTAAGAGTACAAATATTGTAAAAAGCGGAATCATTAATGAAAAACAAAGGTTTCATTGTAAGGATTGTAACTATTATTTTACGGTAAAAAAACTTGGTAAACAGATTGATGATTATTACGTAACAAAAGCTTTGCAACTATATCTTGAAGGATTGAGTTTCCGTGAAATAGAGCGAATCATAGGCGTTTCTCATGTAACAATCAGTTCATGGATCAAGAAATATAACATCACAAGACCTCCTCATTCTGGCTTTCATCCTGTTTATAAAATTTTAAAACAAAATGAGCTGATTGAATATATTGCCAAAGAAGAAAACATTAAAGATTCCGGTTTAATTATTACCCAATTTGCAGATAAATATATGTTGATCAAATGGGAACGTTTTAAGAAATAATTTCATGAATGACGAGCTATGAATTATAAGTTATGAGTTTTTTATAAAATTTAACTCAATGATTATCAATAATTTAATTTAATATAAAAAGAACTTTCGAACTCATAATCCATCATTTATAATTCATAACTATATACACAGCATAAATATATATTAAATTTTTATAACTAAATTATTAATTACAATTTGGCTTTCACAAAATAACAGCCAAAAAATTAATAATTTATGAAGAAAATATTAAGTTTTATTGGATTAGCTTTAATTAGCTGTTCTGTATACGGTCAAGGTTCTCCTGATTATGGAAATGGTTTAAAAATAAATTTAAATCCTGAAGGAGATAAATATGTTAGATTTATTTTATGGGATCAGTTCTGGATCAGGAACACAGAAATGAATCCTGGAAGTATGGTTGGAGGTGAGCCTACCGATAATACCTGGAATTTAGGAAACCGAAGAGCTCGTATTTTGGCTTACGCACAAGTAACCAAGCGTTATATGATCTTATTGCATTTCGGAATGAATAATCAGACTTTCATCAACGGTGGTGCAACCGGAACAACCGGAACGGGGGGCTACGGAAACGGCAAAAAAACACAACTTTTCTTTCATGATGCCTGGAATGAATATGCCGTAATTATGCCGGGTGAAGCAGGAAAATTCAGCTTAACTTTAGGAGGTGGGCTTCATTATTACATGGGACTTTCCCGCATGACAATGGCTTCAACATTAAACTTTCTTACAGTAGATTCTCCTATTTTCAGTTGGCCTTTAATTGATAATTCCGACCAGTTTGCAAGACAAATGGGAGTTTTCGCAAAAGGTAAATATGGAAAGTTTGAATACCGAATGAGTTTAAACAAGCCATTCGCAACAGATTTAACTCCTCCAAATACTTTAGTTCCAGGAAATGAAGTTGCAGTTGACAACAACGGAAACCCAAATTGGTCTAAAGCGGGTTATTTCGAATACCAATTTTTAGATACAGAATCAAATCTTCTTCCTTTCAAAGTAGGTTCTTACTTAGGGACAAAAAAAGTTTTCAACGTCGGTGCAGGTTTTTATCATCAAGCCGAAGGAACGAGAACTTCAGTCAACTCAAACATCGAAAAACACGACATCACCCTACTTTCCGTAGATGCTTTTGCCGATATTCCTTTAGGTGAAGCAAAAAATAAAATGGCAGTTTCGGCTTATGCAGGATATTTCAACTATAATTTCGGACCCAATTACGTTAGAAATTTAGGAACAATGAATATCGCAGCCAACGACCCAAATTTCGTCGGACAAAGAGCTTTGGCTGGTCCCGGAAATTTACAGCCGATGATCGGTACAGGAAATGTAGTTTATGCTCAAGCGGGTTTGTTACTTCCCAATCAGGCAGAAAAACCGAAAGTCAGAATTCAGCCTTTTGCAGCTTACACTTACAAAGATTTTGAAGCATTCGACAAACCATCTTCACAGTTTGATGTGGGAGCCAACTGGTTTTTAGACGGGCATCATGCGAAAATCACTACTCAATATTCTACAAGACCAGTGTACACAAGCCCGACTGAGAGCCCGAAATCTAAAGGAGAATTTATTGTACAACTTCAGATCTATTTATAAAAATTAATTTCCATTATAATAATTTAAACAAAAAAATCTAGTGATATGAGCGAACAACACCACGATGCTTACGAGAATATGACAGATAAGCAGAAAAACCGCACCATCTGGAGTGTCATCACTGCATCATCTCTCGGAACCTTGATAGAATGGTATGATTTCTATATTTTCGGAAGTTTAGCCGTCGTTTTGGCGACAAAATTTTTCCCGGCAGATAATCCGACCGCAGCATTTTTATCTACATTGGCGACTTTTGCAGCAGGATTTGTTGTAAGACCTTTCGGAGCTTTATTTTTCGGAAGATTGGGAGATATTATCGGAAGAAAATACACTTTTCTCGTTACTTTATTAATCATGGGATTCTCTACATTTCTGATTGGATGTATTCCCGGTTATGAAACCATAGGATATTTGGCGCCGGTTTTAGTTTTAATCTTAAGACTTTTACAAGGTTTGGCTTTGGGAGGAGAATATGGAGGAGCAGCAACTTATGTGGCGGAATATTCACAGCCACACAGAAGAGGTTACTGGACTTCATGGATTCAAACCACCGCAACTGCAGGACTTTTCATTTCTTTAATTGTTATTTTAATTACAAAAAATACACTTTCTGCTGAAGATTTTGATTCTTGGGGATGGAGAGTTCCATTCTGGATCTCGATTTTAATGGTGGGAGTTTCTTATTTCATTAGAAAAAACATGAAGGAGTCTCCGCTTTTTGCAAAGGCTAAAAGCGAGGGGAAAACTTCTAAAAATCCTTTAAAAGAAAGTTTCGGTAATAAATTTAACTTCAAATTTGTTTTATTGGCATTATTCGGAGCTGCGATGGGACAAGGTGTGATTTGGTATACAGGACAATTTTACGCCATGAGTTTCCTCCAAAAAGTAATGAACATCAATTCGATGCAGGTCGATTATTTAATGGCAACAGCTTTATTGATGGGAACTCCTTTCTTCGTATTTTTTGGTTGGCTTTCAGATAAAATTGGAAGAAAAGCAATTATGATGACCGGAATGTTGATTGCGATTTTAGCCTACAGACCGATTTACGACGCCATGTACAAAAGCGTGAACATTGAAGCTAAAACGGTTGAAAGTGACGGCATCAAAGAAACCAGAGTTGCAGCAATTCATAAAGATATCGCAACAGACAGCTTAATTACGTTTCATAAAGAAACCACTTTCACAGACGGAACTTTAATTAAAAAAGACAGTATCGTTCATTGGTCTGCAAAAGGTCCGGTAATGAAAGATGGAAAAGCTGAAGAGCCGAAAGTTTCCACAGCTATTACTTTGAACGACGACACAAGATGGTATTTGGTATTCTTGGTGTTTATTCAGGTAATTTTTGTAACGATGGTTTACGGTCCGATTGCAGCATTTTTAGTTGAAATGTTCCCTGTAAGGATCCGTTACACCTCGATGTCTTTACCGTATCATATTGGTAATGGGGTTTTTGGAGGACTACTTCCTGCAGTTGCCACTTATCTCGTAACTTCCGGAAAAGATGCAGGACACCCAACTTGGTATCTGGAAGGACTTTGGTATCCGATTGGAGTTGCCGCAGTCTGTTTAGTCATCGGATTGATCTATCTTAAAAATAAGAACAACAATATCCACGATTAATAGGGATAATCACTTAAAAATTTATTAATTTTAAATCTACTAAAATGAACGGATTAAAAAAAATATTAGGCATTGCTTGGATTTTGATTGCCTTAGCTGTTGCCTACTTCGGAATTACAGTAATGGGTGTTCCTAAAATCACTTCAGGAAAACAGGAAGACCTTGTGTTCGGAATCATCATACTTTTTGTATTGGTACCGATTGTAACAGGCGGAATGG
Coding sequences within it:
- the argC gene encoding N-acetyl-gamma-glutamyl-phosphate reductase, which produces MINQKEIKTAGIIGANGYTGSELVRLLAFHPNVTLSFLYSRSNSGTIISDLYPDLTTVCEMVLTDQSEEVDILFLCLPHKESQNWLAKNHIKDETLVIDLGNDFRLDGNFANRDFIYGLPEINKKQLSGAKSIANPGCFATAIQLALLPLAQKSLLNEVYTTGITGSTGAGQSLQTTTHFTWRNDNISAYKTLTHQHVDEILQQLVSFNTNEISLNFVPWRGDFARGIFTSSTVKTDLELSDINQLFRDFYADEPFVKVSEKAIDLKQVVNTNRCVIHIEKSGNVAVIHSAIDNLLKGASGQAVQNMNLAMNWEENLGLNLKPIAF
- the argG gene encoding argininosuccinate synthase → MSKKVILAFSGGLDTSYCAKYLSETLGYEVYAVTVNTGGFSKEEEKELEKKAFNLGVRGYRCVDAQEDYYNSCVKYLIFGNVLKNNTYPLSVSAERTIQAQEIAKYAIEIGADAIAHGSTGAGNDQVRFDLIFQVMCPNVEIITPIRDMALSREEEIEFLKSHGYEMEFQKAQYSVNKGLWGTSVGGKETLTSRNYLPEEAFPSQIKETQPSELEIEFKNGEVVAVNGENFEHSVYAIQKIEKLASAYGIGRDIHVGDTIVGIKGRVGFEAAAASVIIKAHHLLEKHTLSKYQQMMKSQLSDWYGNWLHEALFLDPVMRNIESFLDDSQKKVSGKVFVTLHPYRFILNGIESKHDLMSDKFGSYGEANRAWTGEDVKGYTKIVSNSLNIYHQINN
- a CDS encoding GNAT family N-acetyltransferase, whose amino-acid sequence is MEIEISSSMHLMYVSEIQQEMYDSAQRRGTGIAKRSIEYLSKKISEGNAVVATENGEWVGFCYIETWSHGQFVANSGLIVSPKFRHGGIATLIKDRVFALSREKFPNAKIFGLTTGLAVMKINSDLGYKPVIYSELTQDEEFWNGCKNCVNYEILMKKERKNCLCTAMLFVPDNNKVNEVVNDQPENQYQNEQESNLSV
- a CDS encoding transposase-like zinc-binding domain-containing protein; this translates as MENNCPKCKSTNIVKSGIINEKQRFHCKDCNYYFTVKKLGKQIDDYYVTKALQLYLEGLSFREIERIIGVSHVTISSWIKKYNITRPPHSGFHPVYKILKQNELIEYIAKEENIKDSGLIITQFADKYMLIKWERFKK
- a CDS encoding porin, with protein sequence MKKILSFIGLALISCSVYGQGSPDYGNGLKINLNPEGDKYVRFILWDQFWIRNTEMNPGSMVGGEPTDNTWNLGNRRARILAYAQVTKRYMILLHFGMNNQTFINGGATGTTGTGGYGNGKKTQLFFHDAWNEYAVIMPGEAGKFSLTLGGGLHYYMGLSRMTMASTLNFLTVDSPIFSWPLIDNSDQFARQMGVFAKGKYGKFEYRMSLNKPFATDLTPPNTLVPGNEVAVDNNGNPNWSKAGYFEYQFLDTESNLLPFKVGSYLGTKKVFNVGAGFYHQAEGTRTSVNSNIEKHDITLLSVDAFADIPLGEAKNKMAVSAYAGYFNYNFGPNYVRNLGTMNIAANDPNFVGQRALAGPGNLQPMIGTGNVVYAQAGLLLPNQAEKPKVRIQPFAAYTYKDFEAFDKPSSQFDVGANWFLDGHHAKITTQYSTRPVYTSPTESPKSKGEFIVQLQIYL
- a CDS encoding MFS transporter produces the protein MSEQHHDAYENMTDKQKNRTIWSVITASSLGTLIEWYDFYIFGSLAVVLATKFFPADNPTAAFLSTLATFAAGFVVRPFGALFFGRLGDIIGRKYTFLVTLLIMGFSTFLIGCIPGYETIGYLAPVLVLILRLLQGLALGGEYGGAATYVAEYSQPHRRGYWTSWIQTTATAGLFISLIVILITKNTLSAEDFDSWGWRVPFWISILMVGVSYFIRKNMKESPLFAKAKSEGKTSKNPLKESFGNKFNFKFVLLALFGAAMGQGVIWYTGQFYAMSFLQKVMNINSMQVDYLMATALLMGTPFFVFFGWLSDKIGRKAIMMTGMLIAILAYRPIYDAMYKSVNIEAKTVESDGIKETRVAAIHKDIATDSLITFHKETTFTDGTLIKKDSIVHWSAKGPVMKDGKAEEPKVSTAITLNDDTRWYLVFLVFIQVIFVTMVYGPIAAFLVEMFPVRIRYTSMSLPYHIGNGVFGGLLPAVATYLVTSGKDAGHPTWYLEGLWYPIGVAAVCLVIGLIYLKNKNNNIHD